Proteins found in one Manduca sexta isolate Smith_Timp_Sample1 chromosome 8, JHU_Msex_v1.0, whole genome shotgun sequence genomic segment:
- the LOC115451174 gene encoding LOW QUALITY PROTEIN: dolichol kinase (The sequence of the model RefSeq protein was modified relative to this genomic sequence to represent the inferred CDS: inserted 1 base in 1 codon), with product MEENKKILKFVYNKFVQRFVTMLDTLDRRISRNITEAGIETRPVKSNGLWCCVLLPAVLVTYSLLYKVSLVYSLVAYVSVGIFFYCILFIIFMSVSCLVLRKXVYGGCVASSFVSALLIYVGLGQGLTYSLLFTLPTIFMFSMLLRWSLIMFPKTYTIGEAMIVAQGVVLFFTMFMAMIMCDDNEETDAETELINTVVFTVLSTVGLIVTALYHLTDNMRTLQVFSYIFLIAAGYAVVTLHSTLGMNCIVKVLSYIFLDKNRAQLFTFWVFLLVMAMCVLLVRSKLAVKADTVTRKSFHILASLVFLSGIIYNVPLITLGAGVGFGLLILVETLRKARIEPISSMLQSIFDVYKDEKDCGTFAMTPMYLYAGLACPLLLVPKHEGYDLELLSGVLATGIGDAAASWFGSRYGFNKWSDSNRTLEGTTFNILSQVATIHALELFGMLEAKNALIRTTIAASVSGLIEAKTDQVDNLILPLTTLLAFQLSWFLR from the exons atggaagaaaataaaaaaatactcaagtttgtgtataataaatttgtgCAAAGATTCGTTACTATGCTCGATACACTTGACAGACGAATATCCAGAAATATAACAGAGGCCGGCATCGAAACCAG gcCAGTTAAAAGCAATGGATTGTGGTGTTGTGTTCTCCTTCCTGCAGTGTTGGTCACGTATTCGCTGCTGTACAAAGTATCATTAGTATACAGCCTAGTGGCCTATGTGTCTGTTGGCATCTTCTTCTACTGCATCCTGTTTATAATCTTCATGTCCGTATCATGTTTGGTGTTACGGA ATGTTTATGGTGGATGTGTAGCATCAAGTTTTGTTTCCGCTTTACTGATTTATGTTGGACTGGGGCAAG GTCTGACATACTCATTGCTCTTCACATTACCAACAATATTCATGTTCAGTATGTTGCTTCGTTGGTCCCTGATCATGTTCCCCAAAACATACACTATAGGAGAGGCGATGATAGTGGCTCAGGGTGTGGTACTGTTCTTCACCATGTTCATGGCTATGATAATGTGCGATGACAATGAAGAAACAGATGCTGAAACTGAGCTTATAAACACTGTTGTTTTT ACAGTGTTATCAACAGTGGGATTGATTGTTACAGCGCTTTATCACTTGACAGACAACATGAGAACCCTGCAGGTTTTCAGTTACATATTTCTGATAGCAGCTGGATACGCAGTGGTAACTTTGCATTCTACATTGGGGATGAATTGCATTGTCAAAGTACTAAGCTATATATTCTTAGATAAGAACAGA gCTCAGCTATTTACCTTTTGGGTATTTTTACTCGTAATGGCTATGTGTGTGCTACTTGTGCGTTCGAAGTTAGCCGTGAAAGCTGATACTGTCACACGGAAATCCTTCCACATTTTAGCTTCACTAGTGTTCTTGTCTGGGATCATTTACAATGTACCTTTGATTACACTAGGTGCAGGCGTCGGTTTTGGACTGTTAATTCTAGTAGAG acaTTGAGAAAAGCTCGTATTGAACCAATATCATCGATGTTGCAGTCCATTTTTGATGTTtataaagatgaaaag GATTGCGGCACATTTGCAATGACGCCAATGTATTTGTACGCGGGTTTAGCTTGTCCATTATTGTTAGTTCCTAAACACGAGGGATATGATCTCGAGCTGCTCAGCGGAGTCCTCGCTACGGGCATTGGAGACGCGGCGGCCAGTTGGTTTGGATCGCGTTACGGATTTAATAAATGGTCAG ATAGCAACAGAACATTGGAGGGGACGACATTCAATATACTGTCACAAGTGGCAACTATTCATGCCCTCGAATTATTTG GTATGCTAGAGGCCAAAAATGCGTTAATTAGGACCACCATAGCAGCTTCAGTGTCCGGATTAATTGAAGCCAAAACAGACCAAGTGGATAACTTAATTCTGCCCCTTACAACGCTATTGGCGTTTCAATTATCGTGGTTCCTAAGATAA
- the LOC115451175 gene encoding NAD-dependent protein deacetylase Sirt6 isoform X1, which produces MSCNYAEGLSPYEHKGVLGIPEKFEPIDKFNEKCQILAQLIKDSKHIVVHTGAGISTSAGIPDFRGPNGVWTLEKEGKKPNINVSFADAKPTKTHMILKKLVESNKVQYIVSQNIDGLHLKSGLSRKYLAELHGNMFVDECNLCKRQFVRSCPVETVGKKCSGVPCAAEHTTGRPCRGRLYDGVLDWEHSLPENDLLMAEWQSSIADLSICLGTTLQIIPSGNLPLETAKYGGKLVICNLQPTKHDNKADLIINYYVDDILEKVMNILELEIPPYNEALNPMKLAETTIVDWTIDRRDVLALEKIFKAKCKGVKKKRSLVKTKRNSEETSTNKTDDKAKVIKLEVKEENVFDFEIKSEVTNETPIIEPVINTGITVSE; this is translated from the exons ATGTCTTGCAATTATGCGGAGGGATTATCTCCATATGAACACAAGGGTGTTTTGGGTATACCAGAG aaGTTCGAGCCTATCGAtaagtttaatgaaaaatgCCAAATCCTGGCACAATTGATAAAAGATAGTAAACATATTGTTGTACACACAGGAGCAGGTATAAGCACGTCAGCTGGTATACCAGATTTTAG GGGGCCCAATGGTGTCTGGACATTAGAAAAAGAGGGCAAAAAACCAAACATCAATGTTTCATTTGCTGATGCCAAGCCAACtaaaacacacatgattttgaAGAAACTGGTGGAAAGTAATAAAGTACAATACATAGTCAGTCAGAATATAGATGGCTTGCACTTGAAGTCTGGTTTATCTCGTAAATACTTGGCTGAGCTTCACGGGAATATGTTTGTTGATGAGTGTAATTTGTGTAAACG GCAGTTTGTCCGAAGTTGTCCTGTAGAAACTGTTGGTAAGAAGTGCAGTGGAGTACCCTGTGCAGCAGAGCATACCACTGGCAGGCCCTGCCGAGGGCGCCTATATGATGGAGTTCTCGATTGGGAACATAGCTTGCCTGAAAATGATCTGTTGATGGCAGAGTGGCAGTCTAg CATTGCAGATCTCAGTATATGCTTAGGCACAACATTGCAGATCATTCCAAGTGGTAACTTACCACTTGAGACTGCAAAATATGGTGGCAAACTAGTTATATGTAACTTACAACCCACAAAACAT GATAACAAAGCTgacctaataataaattattatgtggaTGATATATTAGAAAAAGTAATGAATATATTAGAATTGGAAATACCACCATACAATGAAGCACTGAATCCTATGAAATTAGCAGAAACAACAATTGTAGACTGGACTATTGATAGAAGAGATGTGCTGGCATTAGAGAAGATATTTAAAGCAAAGTGCAAAGGTGTTAAGAAAAAACGAAGTTTGGTTAAAACCAAGCGAAATAGTGAAGAAACTAGTACAAACAAAACAGACGACAAAGCAAAAGTGATTAAACTAGAAGTTAAAGAAGAGAATGTATTTGACTTTGAGATAAAGTCTGAAGTGACTAATGAAACACCTATAATAGAACCAGTTATAAACACTGGTATCACAGTAAGTGAATAG
- the LOC115451175 gene encoding NAD-dependent protein deacetylase Sirt6 isoform X2, translating to MRRDYLHMNTRVFWVYQRGPNGVWTLEKEGKKPNINVSFADAKPTKTHMILKKLVESNKVQYIVSQNIDGLHLKSGLSRKYLAELHGNMFVDECNLCKRQFVRSCPVETVGKKCSGVPCAAEHTTGRPCRGRLYDGVLDWEHSLPENDLLMAEWQSSIADLSICLGTTLQIIPSGNLPLETAKYGGKLVICNLQPTKHDNKADLIINYYVDDILEKVMNILELEIPPYNEALNPMKLAETTIVDWTIDRRDVLALEKIFKAKCKGVKKKRSLVKTKRNSEETSTNKTDDKAKVIKLEVKEENVFDFEIKSEVTNETPIIEPVINTGITVSE from the exons ATGCGGAGGGATTATCTCCATATGAACACAAGGGTGTTTTGGGTATACCAGAG GGGGCCCAATGGTGTCTGGACATTAGAAAAAGAGGGCAAAAAACCAAACATCAATGTTTCATTTGCTGATGCCAAGCCAACtaaaacacacatgattttgaAGAAACTGGTGGAAAGTAATAAAGTACAATACATAGTCAGTCAGAATATAGATGGCTTGCACTTGAAGTCTGGTTTATCTCGTAAATACTTGGCTGAGCTTCACGGGAATATGTTTGTTGATGAGTGTAATTTGTGTAAACG GCAGTTTGTCCGAAGTTGTCCTGTAGAAACTGTTGGTAAGAAGTGCAGTGGAGTACCCTGTGCAGCAGAGCATACCACTGGCAGGCCCTGCCGAGGGCGCCTATATGATGGAGTTCTCGATTGGGAACATAGCTTGCCTGAAAATGATCTGTTGATGGCAGAGTGGCAGTCTAg CATTGCAGATCTCAGTATATGCTTAGGCACAACATTGCAGATCATTCCAAGTGGTAACTTACCACTTGAGACTGCAAAATATGGTGGCAAACTAGTTATATGTAACTTACAACCCACAAAACAT GATAACAAAGCTgacctaataataaattattatgtggaTGATATATTAGAAAAAGTAATGAATATATTAGAATTGGAAATACCACCATACAATGAAGCACTGAATCCTATGAAATTAGCAGAAACAACAATTGTAGACTGGACTATTGATAGAAGAGATGTGCTGGCATTAGAGAAGATATTTAAAGCAAAGTGCAAAGGTGTTAAGAAAAAACGAAGTTTGGTTAAAACCAAGCGAAATAGTGAAGAAACTAGTACAAACAAAACAGACGACAAAGCAAAAGTGATTAAACTAGAAGTTAAAGAAGAGAATGTATTTGACTTTGAGATAAAGTCTGAAGTGACTAATGAAACACCTATAATAGAACCAGTTATAAACACTGGTATCACAGTAAGTGAATAG